A single window of Podarcis raffonei isolate rPodRaf1 chromosome 9, rPodRaf1.pri, whole genome shotgun sequence DNA harbors:
- the PPM1K gene encoding protein phosphatase 1K, mitochondrial, translated as MSTALINLVRNGGHQVRRRALLTSRLLQDDKRASAICPSSTSVRRTSRFDLDGSGRPATWDSFGIWDNRIDEPILLPPSIKYGKPIPKVSLSKVGCARHIGKRKENEDRFDYAQLTNEVLYFAVYDGHGGVAVADFCHKHMQGFIQGFLTEEQNMELVLMKAFLEIDKAYARHAQLSADATLLNAGTTATVALLRDGIELVVASVGDSRALLCRKGKAMKLTIDHTPERKDEKERIKKTGGFIVWNSLGQPHVNGRLAMTRSIGDLDLKKYGVIAEPETKRVQLHHASDSFLVLTTDGINFMVNSQEICDFVSQCHDPTEAANLVTEQAIQYGTEDNSTAIVVPFGAWGKYKNSEVNFSFSRSFASSGRWA; from the exons ATGTCCACTGCTCTAATTAATCTGGTTAGAAACGGAGGCCACCAGGTGAGGAGGAGAGCGCTGCTGACATCGCGCCTGTTGCAAGACGACAAGCGGGCGTCGGCTATCTGCCCCAGCTCCACCAGCGTACGCCGAACGTCTCGCTTTGACTTGGACGGCAGCGGCCGCCCGGCCACGTGGGACTCCTTCGGGATCTGGGACAACCGCATCGATGAGCCCATCCTCCTCCCACCAAGCATAAAATATGGGAAGCCCATCCCCAAAGTCAGCCTGTCCAAGGTGGGCTGCGCCAGGCACATTGGGAAGCGGAAGGAAAACGAAGACCGCTTTGATTACGCCCAGCTGACCAACGAGGTCCTGTATTTTGCCGTTTACGATGGGCACGGTGGGGTGGCAGTGGCGGACTTCTGCCATAAGCACATGCAGGGATTCATCCA AGGCTTTCTCACTGAGGAGCAGAACATGGAATTGGTATTGATGAAAGCGTTTTTAGAAATAGACAAAGCGTACGCCAGGCATGCTCAGTTGTCCGCGGATG CCACCTTGCTGAACGCCGGGACCACGGCGACAGTGGCCTTGTTGCGCGATGGGATCGAGTTGGTTGTGGCCAGTGTTGGAGACAGCCGCGCCCTTCTGTGTCGCAAGGGGAAAGCCATGAAACTGACCATCGACCACACTCCGGAAAGGAAGGATGAGAAGGAAAG AATCAAGAAAACTGGTGGTTTCATAGTCTGGAACAGCCTGGGACAGCCCCACGTAAACGGCAGGCTTGCAATGACCCGCAGCATAGGAGATTTGGACCTTAAGAAATACGGTGTCATAGCGGAACCAGAGACAAAACGGGTTCAG TTGCACCATGCAAGCGACAGCTTCCTGGTCCTTACCACAGACGGCATCAACTTCATGGTGAACAGCCAAGAAATCTGTGACTTTGTTAGCCAGTGTCACGATCCCACGGAAGCAGCTAACCTTGTAACCGAGCAG GCCATACAGTATGGAACGGAAGATAACAGCACTGCCATTGTCGTGCCGTTTGGAGCCTGGGGCAAATACAAGAACTCTGAGGTCAACTTCTCATTCAGCCGGAGCTTTGCCTCGAGCGGGAGATGGGCCTGA